TAGCTCATGATCTGAACCAAGTTGGAGCATTTAGACCAAAAAATAAAGACGAACACTTTTCAAATTTATACTACGTTGGCGCATCAACCACTCCCGGCACTGGCTTGCCAATGGTAGTGATTAGTTCAAAATTAGTAACTGAAAGGATAAACAATGACATTCAATCATTATGAAAATACATGTGCAAAAATTAGTAAGAAGTTAACGGAAGCTTACAGCACTTCTTTCAGTTGGGGAATTAAAGCATTTGATCCAAAATACCGCGAACCGATTTATTCAATTTACGGATGGGTGCGTGTTGCAGATGAAATTGTTGATACTTTTCATCATGCTGATAAAAAACAACTTTTAGATAAATTTAAAGAAGACACATATGATTCTATAAAATCGGGAGTTTCAACAAACCCAATTATTCATTCATTTCAAAAAGTTGCGAGAAAGTATAATATTGGAAATGATTTAATTGATGCTTTTCTGCTTAGTATGGAAATGGATTTGGATGAAACTTCTTACGAACGAAAAAGTTATGATTTATACATTTACGGCTCTGCAGAAGTTGTTGGTTTAATGTGTTTAAAAGTTTTCTGCAACGGAGAAAGCATAAAATATAATGAACTTGTGCATTCTGCTAAAATGCTTGGTTCTGCATTTCAAAAAGTAAATTTTCTGCGAGACATAAACAGTGATTTAACCGATCGCAAAAGAATTTATTTACCGGATGTTCATCATGAAATGTTAATTAACAACACTAATAAAAAAA
The nucleotide sequence above comes from Ignavibacteriota bacterium. Encoded proteins:
- a CDS encoding phytoene/squalene synthase family protein — its product is MTFNHYENTCAKISKKLTEAYSTSFSWGIKAFDPKYREPIYSIYGWVRVADEIVDTFHHADKKQLLDKFKEDTYDSIKSGVSTNPIIHSFQKVARKYNIGNDLIDAFLLSMEMDLDETSYERKSYDLYIYGSAEVVGLMCLKVFCNGESIKYNELVHSAKMLGSAFQKVNFLRDINSDLTDRKRIYLPDVHHEMLINNTNKKSLEFEIEEEFHEALKGILKLPIGVKLGVYSAYLYYLMLFKKIKRLDVKQLMSKRVRISNFYKIYLFLKSFWEIKIIKLT